From the genome of Anopheles merus strain MAF chromosome X, AmerM5.1, whole genome shotgun sequence, one region includes:
- the LOC121594176 gene encoding phosphatidylglycerophosphatase and protein-tyrosine phosphatase 1 isoform X1, with the protein MTQQQGQAMFARITFYPSLFYNVMMEKITARHWYDRIDENVILGALPFRSVAQEMVQKENIKAVVSMNEDYELWAFSNNKARWAKLGVEFLQLETTDIFESPCQEKLWKGVNFMNRFLPANDRMALLPAASGELAEPGTIYVHCKAGRTRSATLVGCYLIMKNGWSPEQAVEHMRQCRPHILLRSKQWEALRLFHQTKCPPPKTPT; encoded by the exons ATGACG caacagcaaggcCAG GCGATGTTTGCAAGAATCACCTTCTACCCGTCACTGTTCTACAACGTGATGATGGAGAAGATCACCGCCCGCCACTGGTACGATCGGATCGACGAGAACGTGATCCTCGGTGCGCTACCGTTCCGGTCGGTGGCGCAGGAGATGGTGCAGAAGGAAAACATTAAGGCGGTGGTGTCGATGAACGAGGACTACGAGCTGTGGGCGTTCTCGAACAACAAGGCCCGGTGGGCCAAGCTGGGCGTCGAGTTTCTGCAGCTCGAAACGACCGACATCTTCGAGTCGCCGTGCCAGGAGAAGCTGTGGAAGGGGGTGAACTTTATGAACCGATTCCTGCCGGCCAACGATCGGATGGCGCTGCTGCCCGCCGCCTCCGGGGAGCTGGCCGAACCGGGCACGATCTACGTACACTGCAAGGCGGGCCGGACGCGCAGTGCCACGCTCGTCGGCTGCTACCTTATTATG AAAAATGGCTGGAGCCCGGAGCAGGCGGTGGAACATATGCGCCAGTGCCGGCCGCACATACTGCTCCGCAGCAAGCAGTGGGAAGCGTTGCGGTTATTCCACCAAACGAAATGTCCCCCGCCAAAGACACCAACGTAG
- the LOC121592702 gene encoding ras-GEF domain-containing family member 1B-like isoform X1: MSNTVEDDATGGIQGQHVLERISSLLNGAAAASSTTSSSATGVGGGAAAGLVLEDITQSRTVHEEEILLINGIPVRLPAESADHGAVDEDAASIRDALRAGEIPSIVVLNRIIEKLHRSSPGPGLVVAVETSLTVSNCRKTTETCVVQPIGSGRPGDPVLDPWEVTEERMEKQLYSSRTVEMTEGIGGSYQRGVADGGGGGGGAGRLANQKRCWPSGSVDSGQWTETDAPPEVRQTTVDPALYAKADDLLLHYTEGNLISGTLEGLLTHFTPTGSYLPDRSFIFTFLLAARQFLRPDEILERTLRAAVANGGTANLPHLLAAWMNDFPYDFRDERMMRLVRSFTEQQSAGGGGPPPPTGRPHDPPDRGKARERSTLSRALRRLAHRLAKLERYEVEKGPLGPPAKGGGLDDWKTAPALVELASGSPVLMANTLTAIEAERFSFIGLEEFFPPSGQSAGASCYRGTGPTGSNLLAYVQWYNRLTYVVATDILRSPRKRHRARAVEFWIETGRECFNRGNFNSLMAIIATLTGGPIGRLKKTWTKVTSSSSSLLSGMTSSSMISSASGIGNSSSTCSSAAGGGRQQLAILEHQADPTNNFATYRATLHAAAWRSCPASARSSSTSSSSSSKSSRHNSSCSSDDGQGPTSAKKGSAVAVLPFFSLLLKDLHFLNETSGSSILPNGHINFDKWRQLGERLSEVRRWQRQSSYQRRCRVGRRHKSVTSAEVAALRDAIERGPTIGDRETAAMHDASTKASTGRDQLDAGGGANDDGERGAAALAKVSYEREAPEGAVEKSHWKSLQQYHA; the protein is encoded by the exons ATGTCCAACACGGTCGAGGATGACGCCACCGGCGGCATCCAGGGGCAGCACGTACTCGAGCGCATCAGTTCGCTGCTGAACGGGGCCGCGGCCGCCTCCTCCACCACCTCCTCCAGTGCGACCggagttggtggtggtgcggcggCCGGCCTCGTCCTGGAGGACATCACGCAGTCGCGCACCGTCCACGAGGAGGAGATACTGCTCATCAACGGCATACCGGTGCGGCTGCCGGCGGAAAGCGCCGACCATGGTGCGGTGGACGAGGACGCCGCTTCGATACGGGACGCGCTGCGGGCGGGCGAGATACCGTCCATCGTCGTGCTGAACCGGATCATCGAGAAGCTGCACCGGAGCAGCCCGGGACCGGGGCTGGTCGTCGCGGTCGAAACCTCCCTCACCGTATCGAACTGCCGCAAGACGACGGAAACGTGCGTGGTGCAGCCGATCGGGAGCGGCCGGCCGGGCGACCCGGTACTCGACCCGTGGGAGGTGACCGAGGAGCGGATGGAGAAGCAGCTGTACAGCAGCCGGACGGTCGAGATGACGGAGGGCATCGGTGGCAGCTATCAGCGGGGCGTGGCGGACGGtggaggagggggaggaggagcTGGCCGGCTGGCGAACCAGAAGCGCTGCTGGCCGAGCGGTAGCGTCGATTCTGGCCAGTGGACCGAAACGGACGCACCGCCGGAAGTGAGGCAAACGACAGTG GATCCGGCCCTGTACGCCAAAGCGGacgatctgctgctgcactaCACCGAGGGGAACCTCATCTCGGGCACGCTCGAGGGTCTGCTGACCCACTTCACGCCGACCGGTTCCTACCTGCCCGACCGGTCGTTCATCTTCACCTTTCTGCTTGCCGCCCGCCAGTTCCTCCGGCCGGACGAGATACTGGAGCGAACGCTGCGGGCGGCCGTCGCGAACGGGGGCACCGCCAACCTGCCCCACCTGCTCGCCGCCTGGATGAACGACTTCCCGTACGACTTTCGGGACGAGCGGATGATGCGGCTGGTGCGCAGCTTCACCGAGCAGCAGTCGGCGGGCGGGGGAGGCCCTCCACCACCCACTGGCCGGCCGCACGATCCGCCCGATCGGGGGAAGGCGCGCGAGCGCAGCACGCTGTCCCGGGCGCTGCGCCGGCTCGCCCACCGGCTGGCCAAGCTGGAGCGGTACGAGGTGGAGAAGGGCCCGCTCGGGCCACCGGCGAAGGGGGGCGGGCTGGACGACTGGAAGACGGCACCGGCGCTGGTCGAGCTGGCGAGCGGGTCGCCCGTCCTGATGGCGAACACGCTCACCGCGATCGAGGCGGAGCGGTTCTCCTTCATCGGGCTGGAGGAGTTCTTCCCGCCGAGCGGCCAGTCGGCCGGCGCGTCCTGCTACCGCGGGACCGGCCCGACCGGAAGCAATCTGCTCGCGTACGTGCAGTGGTACAACCGGCTGACGTACGTGGTCGCGACCGACATACTGCGGTCGCCCCGGAAGCGGCACCGGGCCCGGGCCGTCGAGTTTTGGATCGAAACCGGGCGGGAGTGCTTCAATCGGGGCAACTTCAACAGCCTGATGGCCATCATTGCCACGCTGACCGGCGGTCCGATCGGGCGGTTAAAGAAAACG TGGACGAAGGTtacctcctcgtcgtcgtccctGCTGTCCGGCATGACCTCCTCGAGCATGATCTCCAGTGCCAGCGGCATCGGCAACAGCTCCTCGACCTGCAGCAGTGCGGCCGGCGGTGGCCGGCAGCAGCTCGCCATCCTGGAGCACCAGGCCGATCCGACGAACAACTTCGCGACGTACCGGGCGACCCTGCACGCTGCCGCCTGGCGCAGCTGCCCCGCCAGCGCACGGTCCTCCTCcacgtcctcctcctcctcgtccaaGTCGTCGCGGCACAACTCCTCCTGCTCGTCGGACGACGGCCAGGGGCCAACGAGCGCGAAAAAGGGTTCGGCCGTCGCGGTGCTGCCATTCTTCAGCCTGCTGCTGAAAGACCTACACTTTCTCAACGAGACGAGCGGCAGTTCGAT CCTGCCGAACGGGCACATCAACTTTGACAAATGGCGCCAGCTGGGCGAGCGGCTGTCGGAGGTGCGCCGCTGGCAGCGGCAGAGCAGCTACCAGCGCCGCTGCCGGGTTGGCCGGCGCCACAAGTCGGTCACGTCGGCGGAGGTGGCGGCCCTGCGCGATGCGATCGAGCGGGGCCCAACCATAGGCGACCGGGAAACGGCGGCGATGCATGACGCGAGCACGAAAGCGTCCACCGGCCGGGACCAACTGGacgccggtggtggtgctaaCGACGACGGAGAGCGCGGCGCAGCCGCCCTGGCCAAAGTGAGCTATGAGCGGGAGGCGCCGGAAGGGGCGGTGGAAAAATCGCACTGGAAATCATTGCAACAGTATCATGCTTAA
- the LOC121593340 gene encoding protein sel-1 homolog 1 produces the protein MMWLGGGRCQSFPALLLLLLVTVTAVASGADGTNVDKVPLKAATPGQQEDNAGGEDGKARPTAAPPTGERVESPVPSGTNQQRKAAEGLIDGLGGEERKGDAEQQQQHPWEKLDLDTIKLVQITDFSKEKDNKKIPAVLYDILEVQKRLIQNIVTEIEEIEQQQEAEAGAQGLGPGSTAGPPSEEAVEAQQIYEHAIGVLNRTKVDRLLGHKLMVEAAGKGHPLARSHVAWAQLLGNPVPLDIESAKRTFLELAADGLPDAQMGLGFMYSAGIGFNVSQAKALLYYTLAAAGENSWAQMALGYRYWAGVGVPNSCETALDYYRKVATKVASQVTFSGGAAVHRIRLLDEVDNSGPSSGILDNDLIDYYQLLADKGDVQAQVGLGQLHYQGGRGIPLDHQRALQYFSQAANAGNAVAMAFLGKIYLEGSDNIKADNETAFKYFKKAADLGNPVGQSGLGIMYLHGKGVRKDTGKALKYFAKAADQGWVDGQLQLGNMYYSGIGVQRDFKLAIKYFSLASQSGHVLAFYNLGQMHAIGLGMIRSCPTAVELFKNVAERGKWADRLMSGYQDYRSYRFEESFMQYALLSEMGYEVAQSNAGFLLDREEVNLFKDRGEELVRALQYWGRAAAQGYSAAQVKLGDYHYYGMGTLIDYEMAASHYRMASEQQNNAQAMFNLGYMHEQGLGMKKDIHLAKRCYDLAADSSVDAKVPVTLALIKLQLLFKLESLKETPLKIIFNLDENIASNWDLYLITVITILCGAVLYFRRPVPRAPQAPNQTGAATATGGSSQQAPPSPARTDRDDAPATPAAPSGSTGEQEHRAAASARNATAENRANRNTEPADATLNENVE, from the exons ATGATGTGGCTCGGTGGTGGCAGGTGCCAAAGCTTTCCGgcgctgcttctgctgctgcttgtcaCGGTCACGGCCGTGGCGAGCGGAGCGGATGGGACGAACGTGGACAAGGTGCCGCTGAAAGCGGCAACGCCCGGCCAGCAGGAGGACAACGCGGGCGGGGAGGACGGTAAAGCGCGGCCGACGGCGGCTCCACCGACGGGCGAGCGGGTGGAGAGTCCGGTGCCGTCCGGCACCAACCAGCAGCGCAAAGCGGCCGAAGGTTTGATCGACGGGCTCGGCGGGGAGGAGCGCAAGGGCGAcgcggagcagcagcagcagcatccgtgggagaagctggaccTGGACACGATCAAGCTGGTGCAGATAACGGACTTCAGCAAGGAGAAGGACAACAAGAAGATACCGGCCGTGCTGTACGACATACTGGAGGTGCAGAAGCGCCTGATCCAGAACATCGTGACCGAGATCGAGGagatcgagcagcagcaggaggcgGAGGCAGGGGCGCAGGGGCTGGGCCCGGGCAGTACGGCCGGGCCGCCGAGCGAGGAGGCGGTCGAGGCGCAGCAGATCTACGAGCATGCGATCGGCGTGCTGAACCGGACGAAGGTGGACCGCCTGCTCGGCCACAAGCTGATGGTGGAAGCGGCCGGCAAGGGCCACCCGCTCGCCCGCAGCCACGTCGCGTGGGCCCAGCTGCTCGGCAATCCGGTCCCGCTCGACATCGAGTCGGCCAAGCGCACCTTTCTCGAGCTGGCCGCGGACGGGCTGCCGGACGCGCAGATGGGGCTCGGCTTCATGTACTCGGCCGGCATCGGGTTCAACGTGAGCCAGGCGAAGGCGCTGCTCTACTACACGCTCGCGGCGGCCGGCGAAAACTCCTGGGCCCAGATGGCGCTCGGCTACCGGTACTGGGCGGGCGTGGGCGTGCCGAACAGCTGCGAAACCGCCCTCGACTACTACCGCAAGGTGGCGACCAAGGTGGCGTCCCAGGTGACGTTCAGTGGCGGGGCGGCCGTGCACCGCATCCGGCTGCTGGACGAGGTGGACAACTCCGGGCCGAGCTCGGGCATCCTCGACAACGATCTGATCGACTACTACCAGCTGCTGGCGGACAAGGGCGACGTGCAGGCGCAGGTCGGGCTCGGCCAGCTGCACTACCAGGGCGGCCGGGGCATACCGCTCGACCACCAGCGGGCGCTGCAGTACTTCAGCCAGGCGGCGAACGCGGGCAATGCGGTGGCAATGGCGTTCCTCGGCAAGATCTATCTCGAGGGCAGCGACAACATTAAGGCGGACAACGAGACCGCCTTCAAGTACTTCAAGAAGGCGGCCGACCTGGGCAACCCGGTCGGGCAGAGCGGGCTCGGCATCATGTACCTGCACGGCAAGGGCGTCCGGAAGGACACGGGCAAAGCGCTCAAGTACTTTGCGAAGGCGGCCGACCAGGGCTGGGTCGACGGGCAGCTGCAGCTCGGCAACATGTACTACA GTGGCATCGGTGTGCAGCGGGACTTTAAGCTCGCGATCAAATACTTCAGCCTCGCGTCCCAGTCCGGCCACGTGCTCGCGTTCTACAACCTCGGCCAGATGCACGCGATCGGACTCGGCATGATACGGTCCTGCCCGACCGCAGTCGAGCTGTTCAAGAACGTGGCCGAGCGGGGCAAGTGGGCCGACCGGCTCATGTCCGGCTACCAGGACTACCGGTCGTATCGGTTCGAAGAATCGTTCATGCAGTACGCGCTGCTGTCCGAGATGGGGTACGAGGTGGCGCAAAGCAATGCCGGCTTCCTGCTCGACCGTGAGGAGGTGAATCTGTTCAAGGACCGCGGCGAGGAGCTGGTGCGCGCCCTGCAGTACTGGGGCCGGGCCGCGGCCCAGGGCTACTCGGCGGCGCAGGTGAAGCTCGGCGACTACCACTACTACGGCATGGGCACACTGATCGATTACGAGATGGCTGCCTCCCACTACAG GATGGCTTCCGAGCAGCAGAACAACGCGCAAGCGATGTTCAATCTCGGCTACATGCACGAGCAGGGGCTCGGTATGAAGAAGGACATTCATCTGGCGAAGCGGTGCTACGATTTGGCCGCGGACTCGAGCGTCGACGCGAAGGTCCCGGTAACGCTGGCCCTCATCAAGCTGCAGCTGCTCTTCAAGCTGGAATCACTGAAAGAG ACGCCGTTGAAAATCATCTTCAACCTGGATGAAAATATTGCCTCGAACTGGGACCTGTACCTGATCACGGTCATCACGATACTGTGCGGTGCGGTGCTGTACTTCCGGCGCCCGGTACCGCGTGCCCCACAGGCACCGAACCAAACCggtgccgccaccgccaccggcgGCAGCAGCCAGCAGGCACCGCCGTCCCCGGCCAGGACCGACCGCGACGACGCGCCAGCAACGCCCGCCGCCCCGTCCGGGTCCACTGGCGAGCAGGAGCACCGGGCAGCTGCCAGCGCCAGAAATGCAACAGCAGAAAACCGGGCAAATCGCAATACCGAGCCAGCAGATGCCACGCTCAATGAAAACGTTGAGTAG
- the LOC121594751 gene encoding 26S proteasome regulatory subunit 6A-B, whose amino-acid sequence MAGNLEDREIWEDSEELGEEVLRMSTDELVSRTRLMDNEIKIMKSEVVRINHELQTQNEKIKDNTEKIKVNKTLPYLVSNVIELLDVDPQEEEDDGAVVVLDSQRKGKCAVIKTSTRQTYFLPVIGLVDSDKLKPGDLVGVNKDSYLILETLPAEYDARVKAMEVDERPTEQYSDIGGLDKQIQELIEAVVLPMTHKDKFKNLGIHPPKGVLLYGPPGTGKTLLARACAAQTKSTFLKLAGPQLVQMFIGDGAKLVRDAFALAKEKSPAIIFIDELDAIGTKRFDSEKAGDREVQRTMLELLNQLDGFSSTADIKVIAATNRVDILDPALLRSGRLDRKIEFPHPNEEARARIMQIHSRKMNVSPDVNFEELARSTDDFNGAQCKAVCVEAGMIALRRSAVSVIHEDFMDAIMEVQSKKKANLNYFA is encoded by the coding sequence ATGGCCGGAAATTTGGAGGATCGTGAAATCTGGGAAGATTCGGAGGAGCTCGGCGAGGAGGTGCTGCGTATGTCGACGGACGAGCTGGTCAGCCGCACCCGGCTGATGGACAACGAGATCAAAATCATGAAGAGCGAGGTGGTGCGCATCAATCACGAGCTGCAGACGCAGAACGAAAAGATTAAGGACAACACGGAGAAGATCAAGGTGAACAAAACGCTCCCGTACCTGGTGTCGAACGTGATCGAGCTGCTGGACGTGGACCCGCAGGAGGAAGAGGACGACGGGGCGGTCGTGGTGCTCGACTCGCAGCGCAAGGGTAAGTGTGCGGTCATCAAAACGTCCACCCGCCAGACCTACTTCCTGCCGGTGATCGGGCTGGTCGACTCGGACAAGCTGAAGCCGGGCGATCTGGTCGGCGTGAACAAGGACTCGTACCTGATACTGGAGACGCTGCCGGCCGAGTACGATGCGCGCGTGAAGGCGATGGAGGTGGACGAGCGGCCGACCGAGCAGTACTCGGACATTGGCGGGCTGGACAAGCAGATCCAGGAGCTGATCGAGGCGGTCGTGCTGCCGATGACGCACAAGGACAAGTTCAAGAACCTGGGCATCCACCCGCCGAAGGGTGTGCTGCTGTACGGGCCGCCCGGGACGGGCAAAACGCTGCTGGCGCGCGCCTGTGCCGCCCAGACCAAGTCCACCTTCCTGAAGCTGGCCGGCCCGCAGCTGGTGCAGATGTTCATCGGCGACGGGGCGAAGCTGGTGCGCGATGCGTTCGCGCTCGCGAAGGAAAAGTCGCCGGCCATCATCTTCATCGACGAGCTGGACGCGATCGGTACGAAGCGATTCGACTCGGAGAAGGCGGGCGACCGCGAGGTACAGCGTACGATGCTCGAGCTGCTCAACCAGCTCGATGGGTTTAGCTCGACCGCCGACATCAAGGTGATTGCGGCCACCAACCGGGTGGACATTCTCGATCCGGCCCTGCTCCGGTCCGGGCGTCTCGACCGCAAGATTGAGTTCCCGCACCCGAACGAGGAGGCGCGCGCCCGCATCATGCAGATCCACTCGCGCAAGATGAACGTCAGCCCGGACGTGAACTTCGAGGAGCTGGCCCGGTCGACGGACGACTTCAACGGCGCGCAGTGCAAGGCGGTGTGCGTCGAGGCGGGCATGATTGCGCTCCGCCGGTCGGCCGTGTCCGTCATACACGAGGACTTTATGGACGCGATCATGGAGGTGCAGTCGAAGAAGAAGGCTAATTTGAATTATTTCGCCTAA
- the LOC121594176 gene encoding phosphatidylglycerophosphatase and protein-tyrosine phosphatase 1 isoform X3 yields the protein MTAMFARITFYPSLFYNVMMEKITARHWYDRIDENVILGALPFRSVAQEMVQKENIKAVVSMNEDYELWAFSNNKARWAKLGVEFLQLETTDIFESPCQEKLWKGVNFMNRFLPANDRMALLPAASGELAEPGTIYVHCKAGRTRSATLVGCYLIMKNGWSPEQAVEHMRQCRPHILLRSKQWEALRLFHQTKCPPPKTPT from the exons ATGACG GCGATGTTTGCAAGAATCACCTTCTACCCGTCACTGTTCTACAACGTGATGATGGAGAAGATCACCGCCCGCCACTGGTACGATCGGATCGACGAGAACGTGATCCTCGGTGCGCTACCGTTCCGGTCGGTGGCGCAGGAGATGGTGCAGAAGGAAAACATTAAGGCGGTGGTGTCGATGAACGAGGACTACGAGCTGTGGGCGTTCTCGAACAACAAGGCCCGGTGGGCCAAGCTGGGCGTCGAGTTTCTGCAGCTCGAAACGACCGACATCTTCGAGTCGCCGTGCCAGGAGAAGCTGTGGAAGGGGGTGAACTTTATGAACCGATTCCTGCCGGCCAACGATCGGATGGCGCTGCTGCCCGCCGCCTCCGGGGAGCTGGCCGAACCGGGCACGATCTACGTACACTGCAAGGCGGGCCGGACGCGCAGTGCCACGCTCGTCGGCTGCTACCTTATTATG AAAAATGGCTGGAGCCCGGAGCAGGCGGTGGAACATATGCGCCAGTGCCGGCCGCACATACTGCTCCGCAGCAAGCAGTGGGAAGCGTTGCGGTTATTCCACCAAACGAAATGTCCCCCGCCAAAGACACCAACGTAG
- the LOC121592702 gene encoding ras-GEF domain-containing family member 1B-like isoform X2 yields MNSTTVPTATAATAGPPKKPPVPVKPRSIPPPPNPHMASAAQHNNTPKGGIRTSLLAQRLEETLRLGLGELDATPPGRLPKLSAAGEDGKLGDGDRHNKKPSGEEHNLQAALQAEMRRQCGSIKARFLLERRLPQNGCVAKDPTGHDPALYAKADDLLLHYTEGNLISGTLEGLLTHFTPTGSYLPDRSFIFTFLLAARQFLRPDEILERTLRAAVANGGTANLPHLLAAWMNDFPYDFRDERMMRLVRSFTEQQSAGGGGPPPPTGRPHDPPDRGKARERSTLSRALRRLAHRLAKLERYEVEKGPLGPPAKGGGLDDWKTAPALVELASGSPVLMANTLTAIEAERFSFIGLEEFFPPSGQSAGASCYRGTGPTGSNLLAYVQWYNRLTYVVATDILRSPRKRHRARAVEFWIETGRECFNRGNFNSLMAIIATLTGGPIGRLKKTWTKVTSSSSSLLSGMTSSSMISSASGIGNSSSTCSSAAGGGRQQLAILEHQADPTNNFATYRATLHAAAWRSCPASARSSSTSSSSSSKSSRHNSSCSSDDGQGPTSAKKGSAVAVLPFFSLLLKDLHFLNETSGSSILPNGHINFDKWRQLGERLSEVRRWQRQSSYQRRCRVGRRHKSVTSAEVAALRDAIERGPTIGDRETAAMHDASTKASTGRDQLDAGGGANDDGERGAAALAKVSYEREAPEGAVEKSHWKSLQQYHA; encoded by the exons ATGAACTCGACAACCGTACCGACGGCGACGGCGGCAACGGCCGGTCCCCCGAAAAAACCACCCGTGCCCGTGAAGCCCCGGTCGATTCCACCCCCGCCGAATCCGCACATGGCGTCGGCCgcacagcacaacaacacGCCCAAGGGCGGCATCCGCACGTCCCTGCTGGCCCAGCGGCTCGAGGAAACGTTGCGGCTGGGGCTGGGCGAGCTGGACGCGACACCGCCGGGCCGCCTGCCGAAGCTGAGCGCTGCGGGCGAGGACGGCAAACTGGGGGACGGGGACAGACACAACAAGAAACCGTCGGGCGAGGAGCACAATCTGCAGGCGGCATTACAGGCAGAGATGCGTCGCCAATGCGGCAGCATAAAGGCAAGGTTTCTGCTCGAACGGCGACTACCTCAGAATGGCTGCGTTGCAAAGGATCCAACCGGACAC GATCCGGCCCTGTACGCCAAAGCGGacgatctgctgctgcactaCACCGAGGGGAACCTCATCTCGGGCACGCTCGAGGGTCTGCTGACCCACTTCACGCCGACCGGTTCCTACCTGCCCGACCGGTCGTTCATCTTCACCTTTCTGCTTGCCGCCCGCCAGTTCCTCCGGCCGGACGAGATACTGGAGCGAACGCTGCGGGCGGCCGTCGCGAACGGGGGCACCGCCAACCTGCCCCACCTGCTCGCCGCCTGGATGAACGACTTCCCGTACGACTTTCGGGACGAGCGGATGATGCGGCTGGTGCGCAGCTTCACCGAGCAGCAGTCGGCGGGCGGGGGAGGCCCTCCACCACCCACTGGCCGGCCGCACGATCCGCCCGATCGGGGGAAGGCGCGCGAGCGCAGCACGCTGTCCCGGGCGCTGCGCCGGCTCGCCCACCGGCTGGCCAAGCTGGAGCGGTACGAGGTGGAGAAGGGCCCGCTCGGGCCACCGGCGAAGGGGGGCGGGCTGGACGACTGGAAGACGGCACCGGCGCTGGTCGAGCTGGCGAGCGGGTCGCCCGTCCTGATGGCGAACACGCTCACCGCGATCGAGGCGGAGCGGTTCTCCTTCATCGGGCTGGAGGAGTTCTTCCCGCCGAGCGGCCAGTCGGCCGGCGCGTCCTGCTACCGCGGGACCGGCCCGACCGGAAGCAATCTGCTCGCGTACGTGCAGTGGTACAACCGGCTGACGTACGTGGTCGCGACCGACATACTGCGGTCGCCCCGGAAGCGGCACCGGGCCCGGGCCGTCGAGTTTTGGATCGAAACCGGGCGGGAGTGCTTCAATCGGGGCAACTTCAACAGCCTGATGGCCATCATTGCCACGCTGACCGGCGGTCCGATCGGGCGGTTAAAGAAAACG TGGACGAAGGTtacctcctcgtcgtcgtccctGCTGTCCGGCATGACCTCCTCGAGCATGATCTCCAGTGCCAGCGGCATCGGCAACAGCTCCTCGACCTGCAGCAGTGCGGCCGGCGGTGGCCGGCAGCAGCTCGCCATCCTGGAGCACCAGGCCGATCCGACGAACAACTTCGCGACGTACCGGGCGACCCTGCACGCTGCCGCCTGGCGCAGCTGCCCCGCCAGCGCACGGTCCTCCTCcacgtcctcctcctcctcgtccaaGTCGTCGCGGCACAACTCCTCCTGCTCGTCGGACGACGGCCAGGGGCCAACGAGCGCGAAAAAGGGTTCGGCCGTCGCGGTGCTGCCATTCTTCAGCCTGCTGCTGAAAGACCTACACTTTCTCAACGAGACGAGCGGCAGTTCGAT CCTGCCGAACGGGCACATCAACTTTGACAAATGGCGCCAGCTGGGCGAGCGGCTGTCGGAGGTGCGCCGCTGGCAGCGGCAGAGCAGCTACCAGCGCCGCTGCCGGGTTGGCCGGCGCCACAAGTCGGTCACGTCGGCGGAGGTGGCGGCCCTGCGCGATGCGATCGAGCGGGGCCCAACCATAGGCGACCGGGAAACGGCGGCGATGCATGACGCGAGCACGAAAGCGTCCACCGGCCGGGACCAACTGGacgccggtggtggtgctaaCGACGACGGAGAGCGCGGCGCAGCCGCCCTGGCCAAAGTGAGCTATGAGCGGGAGGCGCCGGAAGGGGCGGTGGAAAAATCGCACTGGAAATCATTGCAACAGTATCATGCTTAA
- the LOC121594176 gene encoding phosphatidylglycerophosphatase and protein-tyrosine phosphatase 1 isoform X2 produces MTQGQAMFARITFYPSLFYNVMMEKITARHWYDRIDENVILGALPFRSVAQEMVQKENIKAVVSMNEDYELWAFSNNKARWAKLGVEFLQLETTDIFESPCQEKLWKGVNFMNRFLPANDRMALLPAASGELAEPGTIYVHCKAGRTRSATLVGCYLIMKNGWSPEQAVEHMRQCRPHILLRSKQWEALRLFHQTKCPPPKTPT; encoded by the exons ATGACG caaggcCAG GCGATGTTTGCAAGAATCACCTTCTACCCGTCACTGTTCTACAACGTGATGATGGAGAAGATCACCGCCCGCCACTGGTACGATCGGATCGACGAGAACGTGATCCTCGGTGCGCTACCGTTCCGGTCGGTGGCGCAGGAGATGGTGCAGAAGGAAAACATTAAGGCGGTGGTGTCGATGAACGAGGACTACGAGCTGTGGGCGTTCTCGAACAACAAGGCCCGGTGGGCCAAGCTGGGCGTCGAGTTTCTGCAGCTCGAAACGACCGACATCTTCGAGTCGCCGTGCCAGGAGAAGCTGTGGAAGGGGGTGAACTTTATGAACCGATTCCTGCCGGCCAACGATCGGATGGCGCTGCTGCCCGCCGCCTCCGGGGAGCTGGCCGAACCGGGCACGATCTACGTACACTGCAAGGCGGGCCGGACGCGCAGTGCCACGCTCGTCGGCTGCTACCTTATTATG AAAAATGGCTGGAGCCCGGAGCAGGCGGTGGAACATATGCGCCAGTGCCGGCCGCACATACTGCTCCGCAGCAAGCAGTGGGAAGCGTTGCGGTTATTCCACCAAACGAAATGTCCCCCGCCAAAGACACCAACGTAG